A genomic window from Bacillus sp. Marseille-P3661 includes:
- the glpK gene encoding glycerol kinase GlpK — MENYILSLDQGTTSSRAILFNKQGKIIHVAQKEFTQIFPNPGWVEHNANEIWGSILAVIAAVLSESGIKPQQIAGIGITNQRETTVVWNRETGQPVYNAIVWQSRQTAEICDELKSKGYNDLFHEKTGLLIDAYFSGTKIKWILDNVEGAREKAEKGQLLFGTIDTWLIWKLTGGKVHVTDYTNASRTLMFNIYDLKWDDQLLEVLTIPKAMLPQVKSSSEIYGKTAHYHFFGQEVPIAGVAGDQQAALFGQACFDKGLAKNTYGTGCFMLMNTGEKAVASKHGLLTTIAWGVNGKVEYALEGSIFVAGSAVQWLRDGLRMFANAKDSEQYALRVDSSDGVYVVPAFVGLGTPYWDSDVRGAIFGLTRGTTKEHFVRATLESLAYQTRDVLAAMEADASISLKTLRVDGGAVRNEFLMNFQSDILGVPVERPVINETTALGAAYLAGLAVGYWKDQEEISKQWQIDQRFAPSMTEKRRNELYSGWKKAVHAAMTFK; from the coding sequence TTGGAGAATTACATATTATCTTTAGACCAAGGCACTACAAGTTCAAGAGCTATTCTTTTTAATAAACAAGGTAAAATTATTCATGTCGCTCAAAAGGAGTTCACACAAATTTTCCCTAATCCAGGTTGGGTTGAACATAATGCAAATGAAATTTGGGGTTCGATTCTTGCGGTAATTGCTGCGGTATTATCGGAATCCGGAATTAAACCCCAACAAATAGCTGGGATTGGAATTACTAATCAACGTGAAACAACGGTTGTATGGAATAGAGAAACCGGGCAGCCTGTTTATAATGCAATTGTTTGGCAATCAAGACAAACTGCTGAAATTTGTGATGAGTTAAAATCTAAGGGGTATAATGATTTATTTCACGAAAAAACAGGGTTATTAATTGATGCATATTTTTCAGGCACAAAGATAAAGTGGATTTTAGACAATGTAGAGGGTGCAAGAGAAAAAGCTGAAAAAGGTCAATTGTTATTTGGAACAATTGACACGTGGCTAATTTGGAAGTTGACGGGAGGCAAAGTCCATGTCACTGATTATACAAATGCATCGCGGACGTTAATGTTTAATATTTATGATTTGAAATGGGATGATCAGTTACTTGAGGTTTTAACTATACCCAAAGCAATGTTACCGCAAGTAAAGTCTTCCTCTGAAATATATGGAAAAACAGCCCATTATCACTTCTTTGGTCAAGAAGTTCCAATTGCAGGTGTAGCTGGTGACCAACAGGCCGCGCTGTTTGGGCAAGCTTGCTTTGACAAAGGATTGGCTAAAAACACGTATGGAACCGGATGTTTTATGTTAATGAATACGGGTGAAAAAGCTGTTGCATCAAAACATGGCTTGCTAACAACCATTGCGTGGGGAGTGAACGGCAAGGTAGAGTATGCGCTTGAAGGCAGCATTTTCGTAGCGGGTTCAGCTGTGCAATGGTTACGTGATGGATTGAGGATGTTCGCAAATGCAAAGGACAGTGAACAATATGCTTTACGGGTAGATTCCTCGGATGGCGTGTATGTTGTACCTGCATTTGTCGGTTTAGGAACTCCTTATTGGGATAGTGATGTTCGTGGAGCGATTTTTGGTCTGACAAGAGGTACAACAAAAGAACATTTTGTACGTGCTACACTAGAGTCGCTAGCATACCAAACCAGAGATGTATTAGCAGCAATGGAAGCGGATGCTAGTATTTCGCTGAAAACCCTACGTGTAGATGGGGGAGCTGTTAGGAATGAATTTTTGATGAACTTCCAAAGTGATATCTTGGGTGTACCTGTTGAACGACCTGTAATCAATGAAACAACTGCATTAGGTGCGGCGTACCTTGCTGGTTTAGCAGTTGGGTATTGGAAAGATCAAGAAGAAATATCAAAACAGTGGCAAATAGACCAACGCTTTGCCCCTTCAATGACTGAAAAACGCCGAAATGAACTCTATTCAGGGTGGAAAAAAGCGGTGCATGCAGCGATGACATTTAAATAA
- a CDS encoding YdcF family protein yields the protein MRSRVKKVSIYIALGFMIWFFIHTVVIIIDGLSDELEIVDAAVVLGNKVEMSGQPAKRLKARLDKSLELYEQGYFKYVIVSGGIGKEGFDEAVVMKDYLVKKGVPSASVFVDSNGYNSFMTAENAIKISKEENFSSVMIISQYFHITRTKLAFKKVGFEETSSAHAEIFEYRDVYSLLREFPAYYKYLLL from the coding sequence ATGCGGTCAAGGGTAAAAAAAGTTTCTATATACATCGCACTTGGTTTCATGATCTGGTTTTTCATTCATACAGTTGTGATCATTATTGATGGATTGAGTGATGAGCTGGAAATTGTAGATGCAGCGGTTGTATTGGGAAATAAAGTGGAAATGAGCGGGCAACCTGCAAAAAGATTGAAGGCAAGATTAGATAAGTCATTGGAACTTTATGAACAGGGCTATTTTAAGTATGTGATTGTTAGTGGTGGCATTGGAAAAGAAGGCTTTGATGAAGCTGTTGTTATGAAAGATTATTTAGTGAAAAAGGGCGTACCGAGCGCAAGTGTTTTCGTTGATAGCAATGGTTATAATTCCTTTATGACAGCAGAAAATGCTATAAAAATCAGTAAAGAAGAGAACTTCAGTTCAGTTATGATCATCAGTCAATATTTCCACATAACTAGGACAAAGTTAGCTTTTAAAAAAGTTGGCTTTGAAGAAACATCGTCAGCACATGCAGAGATATTTGAGTATAGAGATGTTTACTCATTACTTAGAGAATTCCCTGCTTACTATAAATATTTATTATTATAA
- a CDS encoding alpha/beta hydrolase — MIGCLCVHGFTGGPFEVEPLVNYLETRTNWHIEMVTLPGHGEQLNLKGVGYEKWIQEVEENIKDLQKKCNTIYLIGFSMGGIISAHLATKYPINKLVLLSAAAYYLNPKQMLIDVKDMTIDGLRGNLAENVLYKRYRKKFKETPISATFQFQKLVKALRPSLQQLDIPTLVVQGEIDGVVPKKSADYIYQTIPTNDKELLFLENSKHHVCHDADQHQLFAAIERFLRER, encoded by the coding sequence ATGATTGGTTGTTTATGCGTTCATGGCTTTACAGGAGGACCTTTTGAAGTAGAGCCTTTAGTCAATTACCTAGAAACAAGAACAAATTGGCATATTGAGATGGTGACCTTACCTGGACATGGTGAACAGCTTAATTTAAAGGGGGTAGGTTACGAAAAATGGATTCAAGAAGTAGAAGAAAATATTAAAGATCTACAAAAAAAATGTAATACAATTTACTTGATTGGTTTTTCAATGGGAGGCATTATTTCAGCACATTTAGCTACGAAATATCCTATTAATAAGCTTGTTCTGTTAAGTGCAGCTGCATATTATTTAAATCCTAAGCAAATGTTAATCGACGTTAAAGATATGACTATAGATGGCTTGCGGGGAAATCTTGCTGAAAATGTACTATATAAAAGATATCGAAAGAAATTTAAAGAAACACCAATAAGTGCTACGTTTCAGTTTCAAAAGCTTGTTAAAGCCTTGAGACCATCACTCCAGCAACTCGATATTCCCACATTAGTTGTACAAGGAGAAATCGATGGTGTTGTTCCGAAAAAAAGTGCGGACTATATATATCAAACGATTCCTACAAATGATAAGGAATTGCTTTTCCTTGAGAACTCCAAACACCATGTTTGTCATGATGCAGAC